A window of Punica granatum isolate Tunisia-2019 chromosome 8, ASM765513v2, whole genome shotgun sequence genomic DNA:
AGCGAGGAACACTTCAGCAACTCTGCAGGAAATGTCCCTGAGAGTTTGTTACGGGCTAGGAAGAGGAGCTTTAAGCTTGAACCTACTGGACAGAAATTGTCTGGTATTCCACCAGTCAGAACATTATCGTACAGGACCAGAACTTCAAGGTTCTTTAACCGGCTGCCTAGGAAGTTTACCGGTCCTGAGAGGTTGTTCTTCGATAAGTCGAGCTTCTGAAGCTGACCCAACTGGTTCAGCTCTGATGGGATTTCACCTGAAAGTCCGTTACCAAGGAGATTTAAGTACTGCAAATTGGAGAGGTGACCCAGCTCGACGGGAATGTGCCCGGACAGGCTGTTATTTGCCAAGTTCAGGATTTGCAGAGATTCGAGGAGTCCCAGTGAAGAAGGAATGCTGCCCTCGAGCAAGTTGTTCGAAGCTGCAAAGTTCTGAAGAGCTTCGAGGCCTCCAATCTCATCAGGAATTCCACCGCTGAGGCTGTTGCTCTGTAAGTCGAGCGAAGTCAGCTTCTCCAAGCTACCAATATCAGTGGGAATACTCCCACTGAACTGGCAGTAGGCAAGACCCAGAACTCTCAACTCCGCCAACTTCCCAATTTCCGGTGTAATTCCACCGGTTAACAGGTTGTTACCTATTCGAAGCACCTGAAGGTTCTTCAAGAGGCCTATCTCCTTTGGAATCTCACCAGAGAGAGAGTTGGAGTGGAGGAGCAAGGACTTGAGATTCTGGAGACTCCCGAGGGCGGGAGGGATGGGCCCAGTGAGTGCATTCGATGACAAGTCCAGCATTTCAAGGGAACCAAGGCGGGAGAAATCAGGCGAGATCGAACCCGAGACTCCTGAACCGGAGAGGTTCACTCCGACCATGTGGGCCCCATCGAATGAACATGTAAGTCCATTCCAGCTGCAGGTTGGAAACTCTGGTGACCAGTTCTGTAGAAATCCCGAAGGATCGGATAGTTCCGACTTAATCCTCTGGAGCCAGTAGGATTCTGTTGCATCATCTCCAACAGAAACCGAGAGAAGAGCAGCAGTTGTGATGAAAGCCAGAATCAAACGAATCATTGGAGTCATATTCATTTCATGACATATGATCCTTGATACGAATACGATACCTTCACTCTTCAGTATCAGATACTATATTGGATCGAATCTGCATATGTCCTTTGGGAATTCAAGTTCCATGGAAGAATGAAATGAGTGAAGACGAGATGGACGCTTAAGGaacaagagagagaaagagagagagagagagatgacaGAAGCTTAATGAGCTGAAACTTATATAGTGCTGCTTAACATGGGCTTGACTAAGCATCACGTAATGAAGCAAGCATCGTTAATCGACTAAAACATGATTTAATATTTCTAACAACACACTTTTAGAAATGGCCGCCTTTTTGGCTAAAAGGGCATGGTAGCTCTTTCTTTTGCCTCTTCAACTTTTTCTTGTCAAGGCAATGATGGAAAATTGCAGCAAATGTTATATAATAGCTTGTGAGAATGGGAAGGTCTGGTGGGGTGAGGGATAAGAATAGGATGTTGTTGATGGGCAATTGCAGTGGAAACACAAGAGGGTTTTGAGAGGGGAGGGGCCCACCTCTTTCTGCTTACTGGACACCCAACACAGATGATGGCAAGTGTGTGTTTTCTTGGCTTCAAGAATATCAAAGACGTGCAAGATCTTAATTATGTGAAAATATTGGAGATGGCAATATGACTCTGCATCCTTGAAAAACTGCACTTATCCACAAAGGAGCTTTTCGATTTGAAATCGACTCGGAGACCTGTTTTCAAGAACTCAGGCAGGTTATCTATTTTTTCATCACCGGGGTGTGTCTCTGAGTCACcctaaagaaaattttgttaGGATGAGCAGAATAGTGCCAGAAGATTAAGAAAAGGTTTTGACTTTGTGAGAAGTTGTGGTCAGTTGACTTCAAGCACTGCCCACTAATCAGGTACAGACCCATTAAGCTATTTGCCAATATCTGATGCTGGTGAGGAGCATATCAGAACATGCTCAGTGCATGGCAGACCGTCCACATACCCAGCACGTTCTATAGATCAAGGGTCCCGATTGAAACCGATCCAATAAAGAGACGAGTTCTTTCACTACAGACGATCGAAGATTTCGTTTTCCCGAGTTCACCCAGTGAATTTCTTGACTTTGAAAGTTTTCTGGCTCAAAAATCTCTCCAAAGATTTGATTAGTTTAGGTCTCGTGGATTTGAGGGATGAGGACATAATTCTTACAACCAAAACCACCTAATACCTTAAAATACAGGAAGAAAACAGAGGAAACACAACCACACCCCAACACAACGACGACCACTAGGGATTAAagcattattttcaatcaaaagAGCCCAACAAAGATCCAAGACCATGTGAGAGTTTGGTTTTGCAGATTCAAAGAGATGTGTTGGGGGGGATTCTTGGCCGCCAAAGAGCCCAAACAGAAGAGGACAAAGGGGTACATATCACAAGGGTATATTCTTTGATAAGGAATTCTTCGTTGATTTGaagctttccttttcttttcttagttttcaggGAAGCCCTTTGTCTCACATCAAACATATCAGCAGACAAAGAAGGGAAAAGTTCTGtcctatatatacatatgcattGTGCTTAATTTCCCAACTGAATTTTCTTTCCCACTGAAACTTTTGTGGTgtcttttctattaaaaataaatattatctgCAAGAAGTAAGATGAATCGAGGAGCGGGTTGAGAGTTTGAAATGGGGAAAGCAGAGATGGTATACATACAAAGGAAGTGCTGCCAAAGGAGAAGGTGAGTGATTGAAGGCAGTGAATATTATTTAACAAAAGAAGTCCAATGGGACATCGGGTCAATTTACCGTAACGATTTATGATACAAAGAAACACTCCCGCATATCTTTATTATCAATATGAACATATAGGTTGGTGGAGACTTAAACGAATTCTTGTTATATCAAGCTGTTTCCATCAGCTGCAGAAGAAAAATTCTGGTTACACGATGCAGTAAAGAAAACTTTCTGCAATTCATCAAGAGAAGAAATCTAAAACATGAGTgttccttttgtttttaatttttattttccattgACTTTTGATTGAATAAATATGGCACTTCAATGCATGGAGTTCTGCTGAGAAGGGGGACCAGTAAGGAGAATCCTGGACCAAACCACTACATCTATTGAGCAGTTTTGATGCATAAAAACTAGATTTGACTTGATGACCTGTGTTCATCATCAGAATCTGATTGGTTAGATCTCCTCAATGATGAGCTACTAGGTGTTGACTTTTGTCCCTACTTTTGATTCTGCAGTTTATTGTGTAAGATTTTAGTTTTACATCAGAGTTTTTACTTCTTCAAAGTCCGATTCGGCTCAGGATCTCGGACAAATTGAGTACAAACGACTGAAACCGACTTGCGCCTGTTAAGTAGGGATTGAACACAGTTTTGCGTGTAGTAGCCCCGAGAAGTAGTTCTCAAGATTTATCTGGTTCAAGAAGAGAGTTCCCTACAATTGAAGGCACGCAATGGTGTAGGCTAATAGGACAGGCTACCATTGCAAAGTCAAGTATCAGATTAGattctcgccattgacgcaaTAAATTGGACCAGCTAGTTGCAATGGGCCCAAACAGAGCCATCAAATTTGGGCGCAAGTTGATTCGGATATCAAATGTCAAAGACTGAACTTGGAAGAACCGGAAAAGCAAGATCTACGACAGTAAAATAACCACCTAATGCAAAAAATGAGATCCAGTAAAGACAAAGGCTTGATGCCTCCTGCATTTGTATACAGCATGCTGATCCTTTTACAGGGAATTGAAATGTAATGTACAGGTAACAGTGCTCCTCGAAATCAAGGGAAAGAATTTCCATTAAAAGGCCGTATGAAAGATGCACCAAGAATTGCTCAACAACATTACTTTCCACCATGTCCAATTGTGAAGTCGAACTATTTTCTAGATATtcaagagagggaaaaaaCCATAAAGAACAGAGAATTTACTGCTGCTTCGGTTGTGCTCCTGTTTAGTCCGTGGTGGAAGGGAAGAATCTCATGAGGAAGCTCGAGAGTGACCAAATGCATATTAACCCGAGAAACTGAAGGACGTTCAGGAGAGTTCCCAAAGAGCTGTTTATTGCCAAGTTGTGTGAAGTCATCTCTGCTCCTCTGATGGTAAAGGATAGAGCAGTCACCAGCTGGGCCGCTCGATTTAGTTGGTGCAATCGATAAACCTGTTAAGCAAAGTAGAGAAACATAATTGTTAAGATTACATAAGCTAGTGGACTGACGCATGGCAAATGTCTCAGGTTCGACTGGCATGCCACTCGCACATGGGCCTCGTGACGAGGCCCACAGGCAACCTCCATAGTATCATTGGCTAATCGAGTGGCAtgcatgggcgttggaccaCAAAAACGGGGGAAAAGGAGAGGCTTCAAGAGTAACAACAGATCAATAAAAGTAGGTAGCTCGTGGCTTCAGCTACCTGAAATACGATTGGAATCACAGCCAATGAAGGTGATTTCTTGTACCGAGCACACTGTTCAAATGCAAACTGGACAACAATTCCTACTAGATACGGAGCAAGAGCAGCAGAAGCTGCAGGGCCGGTCCATGGCCACACAAAGCCCATGGTCACCATAGGGATTATGAGGCTAAGTACAAGAGTAGCAACAGAAGAAATTCGCTGCCCAAACTGAAGAGAAGTACGTTGGTGAGCATCGGCCGAATCAAATGCTATAGACCTCCTCACGCGGTCTATAATCAGAAGAAAGATTGCCACCCCACAGTAGAATAAAGCTTCTGTGAAGAACAATATCAGGAAATCTGCAAAAGATGGAAACAGAAATCCATGGTTAGGTAAAACAAAAAGTATAACCCAGacaaaacaaatgaaaaatttgcGACCCTCCATTTCCAACCCATCCATTTGGATGATTATCTCAATTTTGAGTTAAGGAAACctaagaaaataaatcaaacTAGATACAAAATGCAAGGAACTTGATGCCATCACCTGTCAGCAGGGAGTCTTCGAATATGGTAGAGAGTATCCTGCGGAGATAGAGTGAAGGCAGAATGAAGGAGGTCACAAGTACAGTTGGGCCAAGGAACCATTGCCAGTTGTTCTGATCCTTCTCTGGATAAAATGTGAGAGCTTCTTTGTCTCTCCCATATGGCCGATTATAGAATGATACAAAGCCCGGCCTTCCATCAGATCCCTCGAACTGGACATATGAACTGCTTGAAGGAAGGGAATCATCAGAATCCGGTTGGAAACTTTCCTGCTCTGCCGCATCTGATTCAAGCTCATCAGATTGTGGCTCTTCTCCTGGAACTGCAGAGATGGTACTCCTAACTATTGGGAATATTCTCTTCAATTTCCGAACTGCAGGCAGGAAGTGGTAAGATTTGACTGTTCATGATACCAACAAACAATAATTACAAACAATtactcaaatctatcacagcAAGCTTTCATCCCGCACAAAACACAGCTAAAAATTTTCACCTCAATAACATTAACCATGATTTCCCCATTGACAAGAAAGATCGCTTATCTCTGCTAACATATATCTACACAAACTTTAGAGACTTCCAGATGTACTTCGAGTTCCGATATCTACCTTTGACATCACTAACCCAGTGGGCATCATATGGCCGGCTTCCATATGGTATCCTCAATAACCTCAGCTGTACATTCAAGAATGAAAATTAGAGACGAAACTCGGAACTTTTGAGTATAAACTTTCTCCAACCCAACCCAACCCAAAGAAGAACCAACCCACAGCACATAAGCTATTCAAATCATTTGGAGCCCTTCTGTCTGAGAATCCAACCGACCTCCTTACCCTCGAAAACGACATCAGCACACTACCCTTAGCTCACTAAACACACTAGTCAATGTCCTATTCCCATTTGCATAATGTATCATCCCAATAACCCAAAGAAATTTTCTTGAGTAAAGCTCACTCGGGCATCGTCTGCTTGCCTTTCTCATGCTCTATTTCTGAAAATTGCTGACGAGCTCACTCCAAGAGCATCCCTAGTGAAGCAGCCAGCCAATGCGCTTCGCCAATAAACCTCACAGAAGAACATCAAAGAGTATTACCTGCAAGTTCCTGGGCTTGAAGGGAGAAGAAACAGGTGAAGCAACACAGGAAACGGAGGAGGGACCAACTCTGATCGCCATTCTTGGAGGCAAGAAGCAACCAACATATGCCCAGTCTTGAATACGGAATGAAGCAGAGCTACTTCACCATCTCCATCTTGACGGACTTTCAGGGGGTTTCAGAGATGCCCATATGGAATATCTTGGACGGCTCGGAGAATCTGAGGTTATGGGTCTCGAAAGAAAGAAGgctagaaagagagagagagagagaagggttgtcgtcgtcgtcgtcgtcttTGTCTTTATTCGTGTTCTCTGTTCTCGCTGGGCGTTTGCAGAGCATTTCTCAGTCCCACATCGTCTACAGCTTATCGGCACCTGCATAGTCAACTCTCCGATCACATTCCACTCTATGGGCCGGGCCGAAATTGGGCTTTGGGCCGAGCTCTTCGTTTAGCCTAAGCTCAGTCTAGTATCTGAATATGATCATTCTCGTAACGTGCTTAAATGCTCCTCATACTCACGCTTAATCCATGCCTTTCGGCTTGCATGTCTTGAATTTGAAGGTATCAATTTGACCAGTCATGTATTCGTACTAGGTTCATGTGTCTctcttgtaaccgaaaaaaagtcGACCGGGTATCGAATTCAGCTAGTGAGCGAATATCCAATGCGACAGCTCTTTGCCAAGCATTGTTTATAGGCTAACAAGCCTGGTTAAAGCTACTAGATTGATATTTTTCAAAGATCACAGGTACAAGAGCCGATCATGTTAAACTATCTAACGCCACAGTTTTAGTGGGAGACCTTTCAAAACGTGGTAGGTATAAGAATtatcgtaatttttttttttggctgaataaaGGCATCCATTACTGAAAAGTTAGAAATAAAAGTGAGAAAACACTTGGCCTAAGCCATCTCCGATTCCCGAACAAGAAGGGATTGTGGGAGCTTGGAGATGTTTAAAGGCCTGGTGATTTCCATACAGGCATCCCAATGAACAATGTTATGAGCAATAAAATTGTTCTCTCTAGGAGTAAACCTAATGTGCCAAGAAtcaaaaacagacaaaagaTCCAAAGCATGTAGAATAGCTGGTAAAGAAGTAGTAGTGGCAACCCCGACATCTGAGTTCAGTTCATCCACCAGATCCTTTGCGTCTCCAGAAAGGCTAAGGTTGGAGACTTAGCGCACACTCAATGGCTTTTCTTGCAGCAAAAAGTTCGCCTTGAAAGGAGTCTCGAGCAGAGTCTTTGAAGGTCCAAGCATGAACAAGAGGGCCCTTGGTGTTGATTGTAGCAATGCCGGGCCGGGAGCCCGAGGATTTGATGGGAGCATCCAAATAGAAATGAAGCTGATCCGAGGAGCATTCAAGTTTGCAAGCAGCCTGTGACTGCGACAACTTCGAATACCAGGCCTTTTCATATGCTTGAAGGTTGTTGTTGATCGTTTGAGCTGCCAGGAGGGGATTGAGAGTCCCTGGAGCAAGTCGAGTTTTGTTATGGAGCTCCCAAAGGAAGTCCATACAAATGACAGCCTGCGATAAGAAATTATGGTGGACATCTTGTTAGAAAACGATATCAAAACGTAACAGAAGCGGAATAAAcgataatttaaattttcgtTCATTCATACATCAACATCCGAAATCTTATTCCGAATGTGTGGTATCACTTTCTCACGATTAAATGATGTCGACTTGACAATCCTACTAGGTTTTATCGATAGTTACCTTGTTTGAAAAATCCCCACAAGACCGCCAAGTAATCGCCTTCTTGAATAATCTCTTGAAGCCGCTCAAGTGTTCGGCCTCTAACTCATCCACATGAATGCATCTTCGCCAAGGGATTGCTCCTTTTCGACCCGAACTAGTCTCCACGAGTCGCCCACACAATCGGACTACACTCTCGAGCAAAGGTGGACTGGACAGTGAACTCCACATACAATGGGTGATGAACGAAAAACAATTTTCTCCAATCGGCCTTTGAGAATGGACGCGGCTGTTCCTTTTTTGGTGCTGACCAGCTGTGGGCCTCCTCTGTTTTTATTCTCTCCTTGGGCATGAAATAGGGTCATCTACTGACTCAGCCATACACAAATATATCACacctatatctatatatatgtttatatattttccaatTGGCCTTTATTTACCAgttataattaattcacaATTCGCAAATAAGTCCCAATGACTTGAgtaatttctaaaattatctgtgaattattttataactCACATTAGtttcaaaagagaaaaatcatAATGCACTTACTAATACATAGGCGCTCTACCTATATAGTAACTTTTCATTTAAGGGTATTATTATATCGAATATAATAATTCCTTAAACAAGTTCACCTCAACGTTGGATTTGACTACGGGATGTGCTTCCCCCTTGCAACTATAATGCAAGTCTAATCCAATATTGATTACTAATTAATTACCTTAATTAAAATCAACTAGTTCTTGGCTCAAACACGCTCTATTGCGTGTGGCTAATTAGGTTCATCACTATGTGGCGATGAGACTATAATGTCAACCATCTTGACATTATCAGAAACTCATTTCCACAACCAAAAGCACAATTTCCAAAATACCCCTAGCTCCCAAAGGCCATGAGTGACGCCTAGCAATATATCATGATAATTCAAATAGTGACGAATATGCGATCATGACATCTTGATGAACCTGTGACCATATATACCATGCACTCGAGCCCCTTTATTGCAGATCCCAATATAGCCAGGGTCATGATTAATGTCAAATCCTATAGCCGACCATATAGAACTTTTGAGCTTATATTCATAGATCTATAAAACTTAAACTAGatactcttttttatttaaatccATCCACATTGGCCAAGGATTTCCTGATAAAAAACAGAACTCAAACccatataatattttcatgtTTACTTAGGTCAATAAATTACATCTCGATTGGACACCCACCTCTATTTACAACTAACTGGGACCACCATCTGCCGGATGCCCATGCTTAGCACAAGTATATAAGCAGGAACAAATTCTAATTACCTACATATGAGATAATCGTGCCATCTCAGGTCTAAaaactatatgcactaatacgatctagataatatttattaataacaATAAAGCTCTGTTGggatatgttgtcccacatcgaaaaattgaaaaagaaaccacaagcttatatgaggcttgggtccagtaacctattagcttaagcttttgggttatAGATGAGCTCAAGTCCGTGTAGGCCCAAGTGggtattttacatggtatcagagcgggttatgcttccgcgcactcatgtgggctcacaccacgccagattcgatttcgaggtagccaagagtgcgcctccTGTTAATCAGGCCCAAGAGTGGTCCGGTTCAGTTCCGAGGTAGGTAAAGGTTcacctctagttaggcccgagtgtggagctcgaggctagTTTGGTATTTGTCCCCCCTTGCCCGAGCAAGGAAGAGGATGCCCAGCTCGggtcagttgttaagggcGGATGTTTAAGGCACGTGGCACAtgttggaccacacgttgccacgtgagggcgggtgttgggatatgttgtcccacatcgaaaaattgagaaagaaaccacaagcttatatgaggcttgggtccagtaacctatcagcttaaacttttgaattgcagatgggctcaagtccgtGTAGGCCCAAGTGGATATTTTACAAGCTCAACGTGAATCATTTGCATGTCACAGTTCGACTCATTTATCTCTATAAATATCCACATGTTTGTCTCGATATCAGCTATCAAATAGCATGTCACTCGCTACTCCATCTGATTAGTATCTCTATACGAATCATGGATACAGATAGATGTGACGGTTTATTAGGAATGATAATGCTCAGCTAAAATTCTTAGGGCTGTGAACAGtt
This region includes:
- the LOC116189244 gene encoding uncharacterized protein LOC116189244 isoform X2, with the protein product MAIRVGPSSVSCVASPVSSPFKPRNLQLRLLRIPYGSRPYDAHWVSDVKVRKLKRIFPIVRSTISAVPGEEPQSDELESDAAEQESFQPDSDDSLPSSSSYVQFEGSDGRPGFVSFYNRPYGRDKEALTFYPEKDQNNWQWFLGPTVLVTSFILPSLYLRRILSTIFEDSLLTDFLILFFTEALFYCGVAIFLLIIDRVRRSIAFDSADAHQRTSLQFGQRISSVATLVLSLIIPMVTMGFVWPWTGPAASAALAPYLVGIVVQFAFEQCARYKKSPSLAVIPIVFQVYRLHQLNRAAQLVTALSFTIRGAEMTSHNLAINSSLGTLLNVLQFLGLICIWSLSSFLMRFFPSTTD
- the LOC116189244 gene encoding uncharacterized protein LOC116189244 isoform X1, with amino-acid sequence MAIRVGPSSVSCVASPVSSPFKPRNLQLRLLRIPYGSRPYDAHWVSDVKVKSYHFLPAVRKLKRIFPIVRSTISAVPGEEPQSDELESDAAEQESFQPDSDDSLPSSSSYVQFEGSDGRPGFVSFYNRPYGRDKEALTFYPEKDQNNWQWFLGPTVLVTSFILPSLYLRRILSTIFEDSLLTDFLILFFTEALFYCGVAIFLLIIDRVRRSIAFDSADAHQRTSLQFGQRISSVATLVLSLIIPMVTMGFVWPWTGPAASAALAPYLVGIVVQFAFEQCARYKKSPSLAVIPIVFQVYRLHQLNRAAQLVTALSFTIRGAEMTSHNLAINSSLGTLLNVLQFLGLICIWSLSSFLMRFFPSTTD
- the LOC116189244 gene encoding uncharacterized protein LOC116189244 isoform X4 yields the protein MRKLRLLRIPYGSRPYDAHWVSDVKVRKLKRIFPIVRSTISAVPGEEPQSDELESDAAEQESFQPDSDDSLPSSSSYVQFEGSDGRPGFVSFYNRPYGRDKEALTFYPEKDQNNWQWFLGPTVLVTSFILPSLYLRRILSTIFEDSLLTDFLILFFTEALFYCGVAIFLLIIDRVRRSIAFDSADAHQRTSLQFGQRISSVATLVLSLIIPMVTMGFVWPWTGPAASAALAPYLVGIVVQFAFEQCARYKKSPSLAVIPIVFQVYRLHQLNRAAQLVTALSFTIRGAEMTSHNLAINSSLGTLLNVLQFLGLICIWSLSSFLMRFFPSTTD
- the LOC116189234 gene encoding uncharacterized protein LOC116189234, with the translated sequence MWSSLSSPPLLESVVRLCGRLVETSSGRKGAIPWRRCIHVDELEAEHLSGFKRLFKKAITWRSCGDFSNKAVICMDFLWELHNKTRLAPGTLNPLLAAQTINNNLQAYEKAWYSKLSQSQAACKLECSSDQLHFYLDAPIKSSGSRPGIATINTKGPLVHAWTFKDSARDSFQGELFAARKAIECALSLQP
- the LOC116189244 gene encoding uncharacterized protein LOC116189244 isoform X3 codes for the protein MRKLRLLRIPYGSRPYDAHWVSDVKVKSYHFLPAVRKLKRIFPIVRSTISAVPGEEPQSDELESDAAEQESFQPDSDDSLPSSSSYVQFEGSDGRPGFVSFYNRPYGRDKEALTFYPEKDQNNWQWFLGPTVLVTSFILPSLYLRRILSTIFEDSLLTDFLILFFTEALFYCGVAIFLLIIDRVRRSIAFDSADAHQRTSLQFGQRISSVATLVLSLIIPMVTMGFVWPWTGPAASAALAPYLVGIVVQFAFEQCARYKKSPSLAVIPIVFQVYRLHQLNRAAQLVTALSFTIRGAEMTSHNLAINSSLGTLLNVLQFLGLICIWSLSSFLMRFFPSTTD